The Candidatus Tumulicola sp. genomic interval TGATCTTCTTCCATACCACGTACTCGGCCATCGGCGCAAGCGACGCGGTCGGTGTCGGGAGCAGCGTGCCGTGCGGAACGACCGGCTCGCCGGCCATCGTAACGCCTGCGAATTGTCCGGGTGGCAAAGGCTACGTGCCCGATCTCACGGGGCTCTTGACCAATGCGAGTTCGCAGGTCACGCTCGTCGACCTCGGTATCAGCGGAGCGGTGATCGGTCCCGACATCGAGACGGACGTCAACGCCTGCGGCCAAGGCGCGACCGCGAACTTCATCACCCACGAACAGGCTTTGGTGGCGACCAATTCCACACTGGTCACGATTTTTGCCGGCGGCAATGACACCAACGGCATCGTGCGATGCGCCATCGGCATCGTGCAAGGAGGCGGAAATCCAGCGACGTTCATCGCGGGCGAGGTCACGAAGTTCGGCACCGACTACGCTAACCTCATCGCTACGATCAAGGCGCTCGCGCCGAGCGCGCACATCTTCCTCGCCAACCTGCCGAATTTCAAGCTCATACCCGTCGGCCAGGCGCAACCGGCCGGCGTGCAGACGCTGCTCGACCAAGTCTCGCTGGCGATCGATGTGCAAGTCATCAATCCGCTGGCCAACTCACCGTCGGTGACCGGCGTGGTCGACTTGCTGTGCGATCCGCGCTCGTACGCGACGGGGAACTTCTCAGCGGATGGCTTCCATCCGGACGACGCGGGTTATGCCATCTTTGCGCAATCGTACGACGCGCAAGTGCTGTCACTCGGTGCGACGAAGCCCGCCGCGAGCTGTCCTCCCTACTCGACGGCGGACGCGGTGCGCCCCCTGTCGGCTCGTGACGTGGCGGGCTCCCGCTTGCCGCGAATGTAGCGTTCCAAGCGAGCGAAGCGAGCTCGGACGTCCGTGCCGATACTCTAGAGGTATGATCCTGCGCTCGGTGTTGCTCGCCGCGATGCTCCAGTTCGCGTTTTCCGCGTCCGCTCGCGCGGACGACGGGTTCGCGTCATCGTTCGCCCAAGCGGTGCGGACGTCGACGGCGGCATACCGGCTCGTCGTATGGGCGCGAGCGAATCAGTACATGCAGTCCAGCGATTACGTCGCCGGCTTGGGAACGATGTTCATGAGCGGCGACCGCTTCGACCCGAAGGACCTCGCCCATCCGAGCATGTTGGTCTACGATGAGGCGGGGCGGCTCGTGGCATGCGGCTATCAATTCCGGCCTGGCGTTTCAACGCCGCACGATTTCGACTCCGTGCCCGCAAGCGCATGGTATCAGATCCCCTCGCACGTCCACTACAACGTGCGCGTGGACGGCCAGATGCATTTCGGTCAGGCGCCGTGGGAGAGCAGCGACGCGCCTACGTTCGAAAACCTTCGCAAGCGCAACCTCATCCCCGCGAACGGCAGGCTCGAGAATTCGCTCGTCCATCCGGCGACTCGCGCCATTATGGTGTGGGCCTGGCTGCCCAACGACGCCGGCCTCTTCGCCGGGGAGAACAGCCAACTGCCGTAGGGCTAGAGGACTCTTTCCAAACGCGGGTTCGGGCGATATGGGCGGCCGACTTTGTGGCACGCCACGAGCTTGCCGTCGCGCTCGGTCAGCGCGATGTCGGCCGTGAAATCGTACATCCCTTGGAGCAGCGCTGAACCCACCGCATACGCGTCGACCGGGATCTTGCGTTCTTCGAACATGCGGATCTTCTCCACGGTGAACCCGCCGGACACGATGATCTTCACCCACGAATAGCCCGCTTGGTCCAGCGCGCGCCGGACGTTGAGCACCAGCTCCGGGCATACGCCGGTCGGCTTGAACGTGCCCATGCTGTGCCACAGGCTCTTGTCCACCAGCGTCTCGGACGTGTCCAAGCGCACGCCCCACAGACGGCGCCCGAGTTTGGCCGCGACGGCCTTCGACGTCTCCACGCAGTCGTTGTCGAAGTCGACGAGCGCGATGACATTCACCGAAGGATCGATGTACTCGGCGAACTTGGCCGTCGCCAGTACGGTGTCGCCGTCATAAGCGGCGATGAGGCCGTGCGGCACGGTGCCGACACCCTTGCTGCCCCACCATTCCGCTTGTGCATCCGTGCTGACGCCCAGCGCGCCGCTGACATAGGCCGCATAGCCGTCGCCGGTCTGCACGAGATGGTGATCGAAGCGCGCCGGGAAGAACAGCACGTTCTTGCCGTTGGCCGCGGCGACCACGGCACTGGTATTGGTCGCCACCTTGGTGCGCCGCGTCAGCACGCCGAGATAGTCCGTCTCCAGGTGCGCGAAGAGCGCGTAATCTCCCTCGATCGTCAGCACCACCTCGTATGGGGCGATGCGATCGCCGTCGTACAGCGCGCGCACGTCGAGCTTGGACCAGCCTTCTTCCCACGAGCCGTCGGCGCGACGGCTGCCGGCGCACAGCTTCAAGATCGCGATCGCTTCATCGATGCCGCACAGCACCGCGTTCTTCTTGTTGAAGACTTGCATCAACACGCGCGGATGGTGTTTGTCGCGCCCGAGGATCTCGCGCACCCGGTTGAAATACGTGTCGGAGTAATACCCGTCGCGCATCTTCTCGATCGGTAGGTTGAGGATGGCCGGATCGAGGCGCTTGCCTTTGGGCGGAGCTTGCGTCGCCATTGTCGGCGCCGTATTTCGGGCGCTCGTACGGGGATGCCTTGCCGTTCGCAGAAGATGCCGCCATGACCAACGCAGACGTTGCGGCGCGGCTGTCCGAGATCGCCGCGCTCATGGAATTTGACGGCGAGCCTTTCTTCAAGATCAAGGCATACGAGCGCGCCGCGCGCTCGCTCGACGATCTCGAAACGCCGGTCCGCGAGCTTATCAAAGCGGAGAGCCTGCAGGATTTGCCGGGCGTCGGCAAGGCTATCGCCCAAAAGATCATAGACGTCGAAGCCACCGGCACATGCAAGTACTTGGAAGAACTGCGCGCCAAATTCCCGCCGACGATCCTTGAACTGTTACGGGTGCGCGGCGTCGGTACGAAGACCGCTGTGGCCATGTATCACGAGTTGGGCATCACCGGCGTCGAGGACCTCAAGCGCGCCGTCGAGGACGGCTCTATAGAAAAACTCCCGCGATTGGGCCCCAAGTCGATCGAGAATTTGAAGACCGCGCTCGAGCATCTCCCGGCGCGCACCAAGCGCATGCGCCTCGGCGATGCGTGGCCGATCGCGCAGGAGATCATCGCGGCGCTTGCCTCGACGGCTTTCGCCAGGAACGTGGTGGCGGCCGGGAGCCTGCGCCGCATGGAGCCGACGGTCGGCGACCTCGACCTCATCTGCACCAGCGACGATCCTGGTGAAGCGTTGGCGTTCTTCACCAAACTGCCGCTCGTTGAGCGCGTGACCGCGCTCGGCGGCACGAAAGCCACGATTTGGGCCAAAGCGGGCATTTCGGTAGACTTGCGGGTGGTGGAGCACAAGTGCTTCGGCAATCTGCTGCAGCATTTCACCGGCAACAAAGAGCACAACATCAAGCTGCGCGAGTTCGCGCTGCGCAAGGGCTTCAGCGTCAGCGAGTACGGACTTGAAGAAACCAAGAGCGGGAAGTTGCGCACATCCGCAGAGGAGGCGGGCGTGTACGAAATACTCGGACTTGCGTTCATCCCGCCGGAGTTGCGAACCGGATTGGACGAGATCGAACTCGCGCGAAAGGGTGCGCTGCCGGCGTTGGTCGAGCTTGCCGACATCCGGGGCGATCTGCACGACCATACCACATGGAGCGACGGAACGCGCAGCATCGAGGAGATGGCGGCAGCAGCCGCGCAGCGCAAGCGCGAGTATCTATCGATCTCCGACCATTCCGTCGGACGTGCTGTGGCGAACGGCCTCACGATCGAGAGGCTGCGCGAGCAAATGGCGCTGGTGCGCGCCGCGAGTACCAAGCACGGAACGCGCTTGCTGTGCTCATCGGAGGTGGACATACGCGCCGACGGTTCGCTGGATTTTCCCGACGAGGTGCTTGCGGAGCTCGATATCGTCGTGGCGTCCATCCATTCGTCGTTTCGCGCTTCGAAGGAGAAACAGACCGAGCGTTTGCTGCGCGCGATCATCAACCCGTACGTGAACATCATAGGGCACCCCACCGGCGGGCTCATCAACGAGCGCGAAGGCTACGAATTCGACGTGGACACCGTGTTCCGCACCGCCGCGCAGACAGGCACGGCGATGGAGATCAACTCGAACCCCGCGCGTTTGGACTTGAGCGCGCCGCTCGCACGGCGCGCGAAAGAATTGGGCTGCACGCTTGCCATCGACACCGACGCGCACCACGTGGACTCTATGGATTACATGCTGTTCGGCGTCGGCACGGCGCGCAGAGCCGGTCTTACGAAGGCCGACGTGCTGAACGCCCGGCCGCTGAACGACGTGCTGTCTTTCGTAAGACTCAAGAGAACGCGCTGACTTAGTCGCGCAGACGGGCCAAGAGTTGCGAGGGGGCGTCGAATTGCGGGTTCTCGTACGGCCCCTGAAAGTAGCCGTGCCAATCGCTGCCGCACGAGTAGAGCTTGGCTCGCGCCGTCGCCAACGCACGTAGTTCGGCTCGAGTATCCGCATCGTAGCGAAGATACAGCGCTTCGAGTCCATCGAGATCGTCAAGCCAGCGCTGCGCGAGCCCTTCTTCTGCAAGTTCGGCAGGATGGGCGAGCAGCGCCACGCCGCCGGCGGCGCGTACGATCGCGCCCGCTTGCGCCGGCGACGGAAG includes:
- the polX gene encoding DNA polymerase/3'-5' exonuclease PolX, with the translated sequence MSAPYFGRSYGDALPFAEDAAMTNADVAARLSEIAALMEFDGEPFFKIKAYERAARSLDDLETPVRELIKAESLQDLPGVGKAIAQKIIDVEATGTCKYLEELRAKFPPTILELLRVRGVGTKTAVAMYHELGITGVEDLKRAVEDGSIEKLPRLGPKSIENLKTALEHLPARTKRMRLGDAWPIAQEIIAALASTAFARNVVAAGSLRRMEPTVGDLDLICTSDDPGEALAFFTKLPLVERVTALGGTKATIWAKAGISVDLRVVEHKCFGNLLQHFTGNKEHNIKLREFALRKGFSVSEYGLEETKSGKLRTSAEEAGVYEILGLAFIPPELRTGLDEIELARKGALPALVELADIRGDLHDHTTWSDGTRSIEEMAAAAAQRKREYLSISDHSVGRAVANGLTIERLREQMALVRAASTKHGTRLLCSSEVDIRADGSLDFPDEVLAELDIVVASIHSSFRASKEKQTERLLRAIINPYVNIIGHPTGGLINEREGYEFDVDTVFRTAAQTGTAMEINSNPARLDLSAPLARRAKELGCTLAIDTDAHHVDSMDYMLFGVGTARRAGLTKADVLNARPLNDVLSFVRLKRTR
- a CDS encoding SGNH/GDSL hydrolase family protein, coding for MRLLVLLVCATVAVMAFASGGCTTSSSPGLIFFHTTYSAIGASDAVGVGSSVPCGTTGSPAIVTPANCPGGKGYVPDLTGLLTNASSQVTLVDLGISGAVIGPDIETDVNACGQGATANFITHEQALVATNSTLVTIFAGGNDTNGIVRCAIGIVQGGGNPATFIAGEVTKFGTDYANLIATIKALAPSAHIFLANLPNFKLIPVGQAQPAGVQTLLDQVSLAIDVQVINPLANSPSVTGVVDLLCDPRSYATGNFSADGFHPDDAGYAIFAQSYDAQVLSLGATKPAASCPPYSTADAVRPLSARDVAGSRLPRM